Proteins co-encoded in one Papaver somniferum cultivar HN1 chromosome 5, ASM357369v1, whole genome shotgun sequence genomic window:
- the LOC113280677 gene encoding ervatamin-B-like — MKRSADFLLKRSPNAVEPFIVDWRAEGAVTPVMCQKKVGTCWACAAVSVSAVESKQFLTYVWLIKFHGICSAEYYPYVAKSQSCELGKKSIVWIKGYVYVPIEAMEIIKAVSKQPLFACLIPEVACHPGYYRYGGGLYYGGDKNVPIDANH; from the exons ATGAAAAGAAGTGCAGACTTTTTGTTGAAAAGATCTCCTAATGCTGTTGAGCCTTTTATAGTAGATTGGCGGGCAGAGGGTGCAGTTACTCCAGTCATGTGTCAAAAAAAAGTTGGTACTTGTTGGGCTTGTGCAGCTGTATCTGTATCTGCAGTTGAAAGTAAGCAGTTTCTTACTTATGTATG GCTTATCAAGTTTCATGGGATTTGTTCGGCTGAATATTATCCTTATGTTGCTAAGTCTCAGTCCTGTGAACTTGGAAAGAAATCAATAGTATGGATTAAGGGTTATGTCTATGTTCCAATAGAAGCTATGGAGATAATTAAGGCTGTTAGCAAACAACCTTTATTTGCTTGCCTCATTCCAGAGGTTGCTTGTCATCCAGGTTATTACAGGTATGGTGGAGGTCTGTATTATGGTGGAGACAAGAATGTACCTATAGACGCGAATCACTAA